The Streptomyces sp. Je 1-332 genome has a window encoding:
- a CDS encoding BMP family ABC transporter substrate-binding protein has product MRLRRGSRGTRGSRLSQVAVVVASLALAASACGKTSNEASEDEGKDDKSGGSSEYSAKGIGLAYDIGGQGDQSFNDAAYAGYAKARKDFKIGGVDMEPGDGESSADKVQRIEQLAKQGYNPVIGVGYIYAPAIKEAAAKFPKTTFGIIDDNTVKADNVSDLVFHEEQGSYLAGVAAAKATKADHVGFIGGVDIPLIHKFEAGFVQGVKDTNPKVKVEKQYLTEKPEDGGFSSPDKGQNAASGQIESGADVLYHAAGLSGQGVIQEAGSQKVWAIGVDSDQYKQKALAKHKDYILGSALKDVGGAVYDLTKSVVDGKPITGEQRYDLKSGRVGFADTNPKYTAMKDVVAAVEKAEKDIIDGKVTVSTTP; this is encoded by the coding sequence ATGCGTCTTCGTCGAGGATCTCGTGGAACACGGGGATCGAGGCTCTCCCAGGTGGCCGTCGTGGTGGCGTCCCTCGCCCTCGCGGCCTCAGCGTGCGGCAAGACAAGCAACGAGGCGTCGGAGGACGAGGGCAAGGACGACAAGTCCGGTGGTTCCTCGGAGTACAGCGCCAAGGGCATCGGCCTCGCCTACGACATCGGCGGCCAGGGCGACCAGTCCTTCAACGACGCCGCGTACGCCGGGTACGCGAAGGCCCGCAAGGACTTCAAGATCGGCGGCGTGGACATGGAGCCGGGCGACGGCGAGTCCAGTGCCGACAAGGTGCAGCGGATCGAGCAGCTGGCCAAGCAGGGCTACAACCCGGTCATCGGCGTCGGCTACATCTACGCCCCCGCCATCAAGGAAGCCGCGGCGAAGTTCCCGAAGACCACCTTCGGGATCATCGACGACAACACCGTCAAGGCGGACAACGTCTCCGACCTGGTCTTCCACGAGGAGCAGGGGTCGTATCTGGCGGGCGTCGCGGCGGCCAAGGCCACCAAGGCCGATCACGTCGGGTTCATCGGCGGCGTGGACATCCCGCTCATCCACAAGTTCGAGGCCGGCTTCGTGCAGGGCGTCAAGGACACGAACCCCAAGGTCAAGGTCGAGAAGCAGTATCTGACCGAGAAGCCCGAGGACGGCGGCTTCAGCAGCCCCGACAAGGGCCAGAACGCGGCCAGTGGGCAGATCGAGTCGGGCGCCGACGTGCTCTACCACGCGGCGGGGCTCTCCGGTCAGGGCGTGATCCAGGAGGCCGGCTCGCAGAAGGTGTGGGCGATCGGCGTCGACTCCGACCAGTACAAGCAAAAGGCCCTCGCCAAGCACAAGGACTACATCCTCGGCTCGGCCCTCAAGGACGTCGGCGGCGCCGTCTACGACCTGACGAAGTCGGTGGTCGACGGCAAGCCGATCACGGGCGAGCAGCGCTACGACCTCAAGTCGGGCCGCGTCGGGTTCGCCGACACGAACCCGAAGTACACGGCGATGAAGGACGTGGTCGCCGCCGTGGAGAAGGCCGAGAAGGACATCATCGACGGCAAGGTCACGGTCAGCACCACGCCGTAA
- a CDS encoding BMP family ABC transporter substrate-binding protein: MRRVSRIAAAGAAAAALAVSATACGGTSSDAAGSKSDGKSKGVAIAYDVGGQGDQSFNDAATAGMDKAAKDLKVGKKAVEPTDGESDADKSQRLTELAKQGYNPVIGIGYAYAPAVKEVAAKFPKISFGIVDDATIKADNVSDLVFNEEQSSYLAGVAAAKATKTKSVGFIGGVNNNLIRKFEAGFVQGVKDTDKSVKVKRQMLTEKAEDGGFSSPDKGKEAASGQIEGGADVVYHAAGLSGQGVIEAAAAEKVWAIGVDSDQYKQKALDKYKKYILTSATKDVAGAVYNLTKSVQDGNAKGGVVRADLKSGGVALADSNPEFKKMKDLQAAVKKAEQDIVSGKTKVKTTL, translated from the coding sequence ATGCGCCGGGTTTCCCGAATTGCCGCAGCGGGCGCAGCCGCCGCCGCACTCGCCGTCTCCGCCACCGCTTGCGGCGGCACGTCCAGCGACGCCGCAGGCTCCAAGAGCGACGGCAAGAGCAAGGGCGTCGCCATCGCGTACGACGTCGGCGGCCAGGGCGACCAGTCCTTCAACGACGCCGCGACGGCAGGCATGGACAAGGCCGCCAAGGACCTGAAGGTGGGCAAGAAGGCCGTGGAGCCGACGGACGGGGAGTCCGACGCCGACAAGAGCCAGCGCCTCACCGAGCTCGCCAAGCAGGGCTACAACCCGGTCATCGGCATCGGCTACGCCTACGCCCCGGCCGTGAAGGAAGTCGCCGCGAAGTTCCCGAAGATCAGCTTCGGCATCGTCGACGACGCCACCATCAAGGCGGACAACGTCTCGGACCTGGTCTTCAACGAGGAGCAGTCCTCGTACCTCGCGGGCGTCGCCGCGGCCAAGGCCACGAAGACGAAGAGCGTCGGCTTCATCGGCGGCGTGAACAACAACCTGATCCGCAAGTTCGAGGCGGGCTTCGTCCAGGGCGTCAAGGACACCGACAAGTCGGTCAAGGTCAAGCGCCAGATGCTCACCGAGAAGGCCGAGGACGGCGGCTTCTCCAGCCCCGACAAGGGCAAGGAGGCGGCGAGCGGCCAGATCGAGGGCGGCGCCGACGTGGTCTACCACGCCGCGGGTCTCTCGGGTCAGGGCGTCATCGAGGCGGCCGCCGCCGAGAAGGTCTGGGCGATCGGTGTCGACTCCGACCAGTACAAGCAGAAGGCCCTGGACAAGTACAAGAAGTACATCCTGACCTCGGCGACCAAGGACGTGGCCGGGGCGGTGTACAACCTGACGAAGTCGGTCCAGGATGGCAACGCCAAGGGCGGCGTGGTCCGTGCGGACCTGAAGTCCGGCGGTGTCGCGCTCGCCGACTCGAACCCCGAGTTCAAGAAGATGAAGGACCTGCAGGCCGCCGTGAAGAAGGCCGAACAGGACATCGTCAGCGGCAAGACCAAGGTCAAGACCACGCTGTAA
- a CDS encoding ABC transporter ATP-binding protein, with amino-acid sequence MVSPAPRSRGPLPNSRRTRGATRVGGPFPEDSRGECAIDASTSPDKDKSTAKVSTGPDGTAVELTGITKRFPGVVANHDIRLTVRKGTVHALVGENGAGKSTLMKILYGMQKPDEGTISVDGTQVTFAGPADAIARGIGMVHQHFMLADQLTVLENIVLGSEKLHGIGGAARRKIAEISDRYGLGVRPDAMVEDLGVADRQRVEILKVLYRGATTLILDEPTAVLVPQEVDALFDNLRELKSEGLSVIFISHKLGEVLSVADDITVIRRGTTVGTAIPSETTPRQLAELMVGSELPTPETAESTVTDRAMIEVEELKLLADGESGRALLDDISFTIHEGEVLGLAGVEGNGQTELIDALIGLKHADSGVIRMAGKDITDLATRHRREQGVGYIPEDRHRHGLLLESPLWENRILGHVTEKPNSRGKGGFWLDTKGAQADTRRIVEQYDVRTPGIDVTAASLSGGNQQKLIVGREMSHKPRFLIAAHPTRGVDVGAQAQIWDQIREARREGLAVLLISADLDELIGLSDTLRVIYRGRLVADADPATVTPEELGSAMTGAASGHLEHVEEDPEEGSGDASEDEAR; translated from the coding sequence ATGGTTTCCCCCGCGCCCCGTTCGCGCGGACCACTGCCCAACTCCCGTCGAACCAGGGGCGCTACGCGCGTAGGTGGCCCCTTTCCTGAGGATTCCCGAGGAGAGTGCGCCATCGACGCGTCCACCAGTCCCGACAAGGACAAGTCCACCGCCAAGGTCTCGACCGGCCCGGATGGCACCGCCGTTGAACTCACCGGCATCACCAAGCGTTTCCCGGGCGTCGTGGCCAACCACGACATCCGCCTGACCGTCCGCAAGGGCACCGTGCACGCCCTCGTCGGCGAGAACGGCGCGGGCAAGTCGACCCTGATGAAGATCCTCTACGGCATGCAGAAGCCGGACGAGGGCACCATCTCCGTCGACGGCACCCAGGTGACCTTCGCCGGCCCCGCCGACGCCATCGCGCGTGGCATCGGCATGGTCCACCAGCACTTCATGCTCGCCGACCAGCTCACGGTCCTGGAGAACATCGTTCTCGGCAGCGAGAAGCTGCACGGCATCGGCGGCGCCGCCCGCCGCAAGATCGCCGAGATATCCGACCGTTACGGCCTCGGGGTGCGCCCCGACGCCATGGTCGAGGACCTGGGCGTCGCCGACCGGCAGCGCGTGGAGATCCTCAAGGTCCTCTACCGAGGCGCCACCACGCTGATCCTGGACGAGCCCACGGCCGTGCTCGTGCCGCAGGAGGTCGACGCGCTCTTCGACAACCTGCGCGAGCTGAAGTCCGAGGGCCTGTCCGTCATCTTCATCTCCCACAAGCTGGGCGAAGTCCTGTCCGTCGCCGACGACATCACCGTCATCCGGCGCGGCACCACGGTGGGCACGGCGATCCCGTCCGAGACGACGCCCCGCCAGCTCGCCGAGCTGATGGTCGGCAGCGAGCTGCCCACCCCGGAGACGGCCGAGTCGACGGTCACCGACCGCGCGATGATCGAGGTCGAGGAGCTCAAGCTGCTCGCCGACGGCGAGTCGGGCCGCGCCCTCCTCGACGACATCTCCTTCACCATCCACGAGGGCGAGGTCCTCGGCCTCGCGGGCGTGGAGGGCAACGGCCAGACCGAGCTGATCGACGCGCTCATCGGCCTCAAGCACGCCGACTCCGGCGTCATCCGCATGGCCGGCAAGGACATCACCGACCTCGCCACCCGCCACCGCCGCGAGCAGGGCGTCGGCTACATCCCCGAGGACCGCCACCGCCACGGCCTCCTCCTGGAGTCACCGCTCTGGGAGAACCGCATCCTCGGTCACGTCACCGAGAAGCCCAACTCCCGTGGCAAGGGCGGCTTCTGGCTCGACACCAAGGGTGCGCAGGCCGACACCCGGCGCATCGTCGAGCAGTACGACGTCCGCACCCCCGGCATCGACGTCACGGCGGCCTCCCTCTCCGGCGGCAACCAGCAGAAGCTGATCGTCGGCCGCGAGATGAGCCACAAGCCCCGCTTCCTGATCGCCGCCCACCCCACCCGTGGTGTGGACGTCGGCGCGCAGGCCCAGATCTGGGACCAGATCCGCGAGGCACGGCGCGAAGGGCTCGCGGTGCTCCTCATCTCGGCGGACCTGGACGAGCTGATCGGCCTCTCCGACACCCTCCGCGTGATCTACCGCGGACGGCTCGTCGCCGACGCCGACCCGGCCACCGTCACGCCGGAGGAGCTCGGCTCGGCCATGACCGGCGCGGCGTCCGGCCACCTCGAACACGTAGAAGAAGACCCCGAAGAGGGCTCTGGCGACGCTTCGGAGGACGAGGCCCGATGA
- a CDS encoding ABC transporter permease: protein MKKFDKERVLLAVAGPVIALVVAVALTSVVLLASGKNPIEPYTLMLEQISYSDVQVLTINQAGMYYLAALAVAIGFRMNLFNIGVDGQYRLAAMTTAVVGAHIALPAPLQIPLLMLVAMLTGAFWAGIAGILKTTRGVSEVVATIMLNAIATSVIGYMTLTDNFGVPVGNNQTTGEMHKSGWFPGISMGESGEIYGFVIIAALAGVLYWVVLNRTRFGFDLRATGASTSAAAASGVNAKRMVLSAMLISGAVAGLAGMPILLGDTHTYSLSFPAGLGFTGIGIALLGRNNPVGIAFASLLWAFLDKASPALDYATPVAYDKEIAVIMQGLIVIAVVVSYEAVRRWGLKRQQRRVGEELAAAARKNGKNGTNDTVKEVAAR from the coding sequence ATGAAGAAGTTCGACAAGGAGCGCGTGCTCCTCGCGGTGGCCGGACCGGTCATCGCGCTCGTCGTGGCCGTGGCGCTGACCTCGGTCGTGCTGCTCGCCTCGGGCAAGAACCCGATCGAGCCGTACACCCTGATGCTGGAGCAGATCAGCTACTCCGACGTCCAGGTCCTGACCATCAACCAGGCCGGGATGTACTACCTGGCGGCGCTCGCGGTGGCCATCGGCTTCCGCATGAACCTGTTCAACATCGGTGTGGACGGGCAGTACCGCCTCGCCGCGATGACCACCGCCGTGGTCGGCGCGCACATCGCGCTGCCGGCCCCGCTCCAGATCCCGCTCCTGATGCTGGTCGCCATGCTCACCGGCGCCTTCTGGGCGGGCATCGCGGGCATCCTGAAGACCACCCGCGGGGTCAGCGAGGTCGTCGCGACGATCATGCTCAACGCCATCGCGACGAGCGTCATCGGCTACATGACCCTCACCGACAACTTCGGTGTCCCGGTCGGCAACAACCAGACCACCGGCGAGATGCACAAGTCCGGCTGGTTCCCCGGCATCAGCATGGGCGAGTCCGGCGAGATCTACGGCTTCGTGATCATCGCCGCGCTCGCGGGCGTCCTGTACTGGGTCGTCCTCAACCGCACCCGCTTCGGCTTCGACCTGCGCGCCACCGGCGCCTCCACGTCGGCCGCAGCGGCCTCCGGCGTGAACGCCAAGCGCATGGTGCTCAGCGCCATGCTGATCTCCGGCGCGGTCGCGGGCCTCGCGGGCATGCCGATCCTGCTCGGCGACACCCACACCTACAGCCTCAGCTTCCCCGCAGGCCTCGGCTTCACCGGCATCGGCATCGCGCTGCTCGGCCGCAACAACCCGGTCGGCATCGCGTTCGCCTCGCTGCTCTGGGCCTTCCTCGACAAGGCGTCGCCCGCCCTCGACTACGCGACCCCGGTCGCGTACGACAAGGAGATCGCGGTGATCATGCAGGGTCTCATCGTGATCGCGGTCGTCGTCTCCTACGAGGCCGTACGCCGCTGGGGCCTCAAGCGCCAGCAGCGCCGCGTCGGTGAGGAACTGGCCGCCGCCGCGCGCAAGAACGGCAAGAACGGCACCAACGACACCGTGAAGGAGGTGGCTGCCCGATGA
- a CDS encoding ABC transporter permease, producing the protein MSSATVAKPPAKQPAPGRRRISLPVLLLVIAGVLVLTSVVRLITDANGITSTGQMSTALRLAVPIGLAGLGGLWAERAGVVNIGLEGMLILGTWFGAFAGYQWGPWVGILFGILGGALGGLLHAIVTVTFNVNHIVSGVALNILALGVTRYLSTFAFEGKEGGTSKQSPPVDSLGEFSVPGLSNWLQDLNEKHWFLVSDIAGLLGGLFTNLSPLTVIAIAMVPLSWWVLWRTSFGLRLRSCGENPVAAESLGVNVYKYKYLAVIISGGLAGLGGAFLSLVASNIYLEGQTGGRGYIGLAAMIFGNWMPGGLALGAGLFGYTDSLKLRGGGTNVHALLLLLAILLVIGAAYLVWRKRYVPAAITAAVSALMFAWYGLTDEVPNQVVTATPYVVTLLVLSLSAQRLRMPKADGQPYRKGQGT; encoded by the coding sequence ATGAGCTCGGCAACCGTAGCCAAGCCCCCGGCCAAGCAGCCCGCGCCGGGCCGCCGCCGCATATCGCTCCCCGTCCTCCTTCTCGTGATCGCGGGCGTCCTCGTCCTGACGTCCGTGGTCCGGCTGATCACCGACGCGAACGGCATCACCTCCACCGGCCAGATGTCGACCGCGCTGCGGCTCGCCGTGCCGATCGGCCTCGCGGGCCTCGGCGGTCTGTGGGCCGAGCGCGCGGGCGTGGTCAACATCGGCCTCGAGGGCATGCTGATCCTCGGCACCTGGTTCGGCGCGTTCGCCGGTTACCAGTGGGGCCCGTGGGTCGGCATCCTGTTCGGCATCCTCGGCGGAGCGCTCGGCGGTCTGCTGCACGCGATCGTCACGGTCACCTTCAACGTCAACCACATCGTCTCCGGTGTGGCCCTCAACATCCTCGCCCTGGGCGTCACGCGCTATCTCTCCACCTTCGCCTTCGAGGGCAAGGAGGGCGGCACGTCGAAGCAGTCGCCGCCGGTGGACTCGCTCGGCGAGTTCTCCGTGCCGGGCCTCTCGAACTGGCTGCAGGACCTGAACGAGAAGCACTGGTTCCTCGTCTCGGACATCGCGGGCCTGCTCGGCGGCCTGTTCACGAACCTGTCGCCGCTCACCGTCATCGCCATCGCGATGGTGCCGCTGAGCTGGTGGGTCCTGTGGCGCACGTCGTTCGGTCTGCGCCTGCGCTCCTGCGGCGAGAACCCGGTGGCCGCCGAGTCCCTCGGCGTGAACGTCTACAAGTACAAGTACCTCGCAGTGATCATCTCGGGCGGCCTCGCAGGCCTGGGCGGCGCGTTCCTGTCGCTCGTCGCCTCGAACATCTACCTGGAGGGCCAGACCGGCGGCCGCGGCTACATCGGCCTCGCCGCCATGATCTTCGGCAACTGGATGCCCGGCGGCCTCGCGCTCGGTGCCGGCCTGTTCGGTTACACCGACAGCCTGAAGCTCCGGGGCGGCGGCACGAACGTCCACGCACTGCTCCTGCTCCTGGCAATCCTGCTGGTCATCGGCGCGGCGTACCTCGTATGGCGCAAGCGTTACGTCCCCGCGGCGATCACCGCGGCCGTCTCGGCGCTGATGTTCGCGTGGTACGGCTTGACCGACGAGGTGCCCAACCAGGTCGTCACCGCGACGCCGTACGTCGTCACGCTGCTCGTGCTCTCGCTCTCCGCCCAGCGGCTGCGGATGCCGAAGGCGGACGGCCAGCCCTACCGAAAGGGACAAGGAACGTGA
- a CDS encoding cytidine deaminase — MTDTDWDALRDAAREAMSRAYAPYSGFPVGAAALVDDGRTVAGCNVENASYGLGLCAECGLVSQLQLTGGGRLTHFTCVDAKGEILMPCGRCRQLLYEFGGPTLLLETAAGIRTLEDMLPDAFGPQHLN; from the coding sequence GTGACCGATACCGACTGGGACGCGCTGCGGGATGCTGCGCGGGAGGCCATGTCCCGTGCGTACGCGCCCTACTCAGGCTTCCCGGTCGGTGCCGCGGCCCTCGTGGACGACGGCCGCACGGTGGCGGGCTGCAACGTCGAGAACGCGTCGTACGGCCTCGGCCTGTGCGCCGAGTGCGGCCTTGTCTCGCAGCTCCAGCTCACCGGGGGCGGCCGTCTGACGCACTTCACCTGCGTCGACGCCAAGGGCGAGATCCTGATGCCGTGCGGCCGCTGCCGCCAGCTGCTCTACGAGTTCGGCGGCCCGACGCTCCTGTTGGAGACGGCCGCGGGCATCCGGACGCTGGAGGACATGCTGCCGGACGCGTTCGGCCCGCAGCACCTGAACTGA
- a CDS encoding thymidine phosphorylase — translation MDVISVIRTKRDRGELSGEQIDWVIDAYTRGAVADEQMSALAMAILLNGMNRGEIARWTAAMIASGERMDFSSLSRPTADKHSTGGVGDKITLPLAPLVAACGAAVPQLSGRGLGHTGGTLDKLESIPGWKALLSNEEMLSVLDGVGSVICAAGDGLAPADKKLYALRDVTGTVEAIPLIASSIMSKKIAEGTGSLVLDVKVGTGAFMKTLEDARELASTMVGLGTDHGVRTVALLTDMSTPLGLTAGNALEVRESVEVLAGGGPADVVELTLALAREMLDAAGLKDVDPAKALADGSAMDVWRRMISAQGGDPDAALPVARETHVVTAPTSGVLTRLDAYDVGVAAWRLGAGRARKEDVVQAGAGVELHAKPGAQVRAGEPLMTLHTDTPERFDYALQAVAGSFDIAPEGTGFAATQIVLDRIA, via the coding sequence ATGGACGTCATCTCCGTCATCCGTACGAAGCGGGACCGCGGCGAGCTGAGCGGCGAGCAGATCGACTGGGTCATCGACGCGTACACGCGCGGCGCGGTGGCCGACGAGCAGATGTCGGCCCTGGCCATGGCGATCCTGCTGAACGGCATGAACCGCGGCGAGATCGCCCGCTGGACCGCCGCGATGATCGCGAGCGGCGAGCGCATGGACTTCTCGTCCCTGTCCCGCCCCACCGCCGACAAGCACTCCACGGGGGGCGTCGGCGACAAGATCACGCTGCCGCTCGCCCCGCTGGTCGCGGCGTGCGGCGCGGCGGTCCCGCAGCTCTCGGGCCGGGGCCTCGGCCACACCGGCGGCACCCTGGACAAGCTGGAGTCCATCCCGGGCTGGAAGGCGCTGCTCTCGAACGAGGAGATGCTCTCGGTCCTTGACGGCGTGGGCTCGGTGATCTGCGCGGCGGGCGACGGCCTGGCCCCGGCGGACAAGAAGCTGTACGCGCTGCGGGACGTGACGGGCACGGTGGAGGCGATCCCCCTGATCGCCTCCTCGATCATGTCGAAGAAGATCGCCGAGGGCACGGGTTCGCTGGTCCTGGACGTGAAGGTCGGCACGGGCGCGTTCATGAAGACGCTGGAGGACGCGAGGGAACTGGCGTCCACGATGGTGGGCCTCGGCACGGACCACGGCGTACGCACGGTGGCGCTGCTCACGGACATGTCCACGCCCCTTGGCCTGACGGCGGGCAACGCCCTTGAGGTCCGCGAGTCGGTGGAGGTCCTCGCGGGCGGCGGCCCGGCGGACGTGGTGGAGCTGACCCTCGCGCTGGCGCGCGAAATGCTGGACGCGGCGGGCCTGAAGGACGTGGACCCGGCGAAGGCGCTGGCGGACGGCTCGGCGATGGACGTATGGCGCCGGATGATCTCCGCGCAGGGCGGCGACCCGGACGCGGCCCTCCCGGTGGCCCGGGAGACGCATGTCGTGACGGCGCCGACGTCGGGCGTCCTGACCCGCCTGGACGCGTACGACGTGGGCGTCGCCGCGTGGCGCCTGGGCGCGGGCCGCGCGCGCAAGGAGGACGTGGTCCAGGCGGGCGCGGGCGTCGAGCTGCACGCGAAGCCGGGCGCTCAGGTCCGCGCGGGGGAGCCGTTGATGACCCTGCACACGGATACTCCGGAGCGCTTCGACTACGCCTTGCAGGCGGTGGCCGGTTCCTTCGACATCGCCCCCGAGGGCACGGGCTTCGCGGCGACGCAGATCGTCCTGGACCGCATCGCCTGA
- a CDS encoding STAS domain-containing protein codes for MDDTHRPELTLTGTLDREATHRLCEEARATLRTSGAEVLVCDVADVGPPVLSAIDALARLQLTARRAGGRIRVRNPAPALRELLHLVGLPIEIEMDRQAEQREPPGRVQEAVEARDPPL; via the coding sequence ATGGACGACACACACCGGCCGGAGCTGACGCTGACCGGCACCCTCGACCGAGAGGCCACGCACCGCCTCTGCGAGGAGGCCCGCGCCACGCTGCGAACGAGCGGCGCGGAAGTCCTCGTATGCGACGTCGCAGACGTAGGCCCACCCGTCCTCTCCGCGATAGACGCCCTGGCCCGCCTGCAACTCACCGCCCGCCGCGCAGGCGGCCGGATCCGCGTCAGGAACCCGGCCCCGGCCCTGCGCGAGCTACTGCACCTCGTCGGGCTCCCCATTGAGATCGAGATGGACCGGCAGGCCGAACAGCGGGAACCACCTGGGCGTGTCCAGGAAGCAGTGGAAGCCCGCGATCCGCCCCTCTGA
- a CDS encoding sigma-70 family RNA polymerase sigma factor has protein sequence MTDIAGTTSELDVTLEKHRVELTGYCYRMLGSAFEAEDAVQDTMVRAWRSHEKFEGRSSLRSWLYRIATNVCLDMLNAGSRRARPMDLTAAAPLAQAALTPRPDNVWLEPMPDARVLPSVSDPAEAAVAKESVRLAFVAALQQLPPRQRAVLILREVLAWKASEAAELLDTSVASVNSALQRARATLAEGHADDTAVSDPLDDEQQKLLERYVAAFEGYDMAALTALLHEDAIMTMPPFDLWLRGTSDITGFMSTMGAACAGSRLFPVDVNGTPGFAHYKPDPEKGGFAPWAVQVIEISEGRIAGFHCFLDTPRWFPLFGLPVHLDLNGEPDEVQ, from the coding sequence ATGACTGACATCGCAGGTACGACGTCGGAGCTCGACGTCACGCTGGAGAAGCACCGGGTCGAGCTGACCGGGTACTGCTATCGCATGCTGGGCTCGGCCTTCGAGGCCGAGGACGCGGTGCAGGACACGATGGTGCGGGCGTGGCGGAGCCATGAGAAGTTCGAGGGCCGCTCCAGCCTGAGGTCCTGGCTGTACCGCATCGCGACGAACGTCTGCCTGGACATGCTGAACGCCGGCAGCCGCCGCGCCCGGCCCATGGACCTGACGGCGGCGGCGCCGCTGGCCCAGGCCGCGCTCACTCCCCGCCCGGACAACGTGTGGCTGGAGCCGATGCCGGACGCGCGCGTGCTGCCCTCCGTCAGCGACCCCGCCGAGGCCGCCGTGGCGAAGGAGTCCGTGCGGCTCGCTTTCGTCGCCGCCCTGCAGCAACTGCCGCCCAGACAGCGGGCCGTGCTGATCCTGCGCGAGGTCCTCGCGTGGAAGGCCAGCGAGGCCGCCGAGCTCCTCGACACGTCGGTGGCCTCCGTCAACAGCGCGTTGCAGCGGGCGCGGGCGACGCTGGCCGAGGGGCACGCCGACGACACCGCGGTGTCCGATCCCCTGGACGACGAGCAGCAAAAGCTCCTCGAGCGGTACGTGGCCGCGTTCGAGGGCTATGACATGGCGGCCCTGACGGCCCTGCTGCACGAAGACGCCATCATGACGATGCCCCCGTTCGACCTCTGGCTGCGCGGCACGTCCGACATCACCGGCTTCATGTCGACGATGGGCGCCGCCTGCGCCGGCAGCCGGCTGTTCCCGGTCGACGTCAACGGCACACCGGGGTTCGCCCACTACAAGCCCGACCCCGAGAAGGGCGGGTTCGCGCCGTGGGCGGTGCAGGTCATCGAGATCTCAGAGGGGCGGATCGCGGGCTTCCACTGCTTCCTGGACACGCCCAGGTGGTTCCCGCTGTTCGGCCTGCCGGTCCATCTCGATCTCAATGGGGAGCCCGACGAGGTGCAGTAG
- a CDS encoding MFS transporter: MPPASSGASATHAAALPPSSTDASPEADSRLTPRGPGYRRMSFALFLAGVATFALLYSTQALLPLVSADFGVSASSASWTVSAATGALALFVLPLSALSERFGRRTLMTVSLTVAVVVGLLVPFAPSIGALIALRAVQGAALAGLPASAMAFLAEEVRPKALVAAIGMFVAGNSIGGMSGRIITGWVAQAWGWRVAVGVVGVVAVLCALAFRALLPAPRHFTAGSLNPKALGRTIRSHLSNPLLCRLYAIGALFMTVFGAVYTVIGYRLTEAPFSLPQGIIGSIFLVYLVGTVSSAAAGKLVARLGRRGALYLAVSTTAGGLLLSLSDSLVMVLLGLVLITAGFFAGHAVASSSVSRTATAGRAQASALYQSAYYLGSSAGGTLGAVAFHAGGWAGTVGLGLLAVLGVVSITVWGSRVARVQERRARQERRGLVAAH; this comes from the coding sequence ATGCCTCCTGCCAGTAGCGGGGCGTCCGCCACCCACGCGGCCGCCCTTCCCCCGTCGTCCACCGATGCCTCTCCCGAAGCCGACTCCCGGCTCACGCCCCGCGGGCCCGGCTACCGCCGGATGAGCTTCGCCCTCTTCCTCGCCGGCGTCGCGACCTTCGCCCTCCTGTACTCCACGCAGGCACTGCTCCCCCTCGTCTCCGCCGACTTCGGCGTCAGCGCGAGCTCCGCGAGCTGGACGGTGTCGGCGGCGACGGGCGCACTGGCCCTCTTCGTCCTGCCCCTGAGCGCGCTCAGCGAGCGCTTCGGGCGCCGGACGCTCATGACGGTCTCCCTGACGGTCGCGGTCGTCGTGGGTCTCCTCGTCCCCTTCGCGCCGTCCATCGGCGCGCTCATCGCGCTGCGCGCCGTGCAGGGCGCGGCGCTCGCCGGGCTCCCGGCGTCCGCGATGGCCTTCCTCGCGGAAGAGGTGCGGCCCAAGGCGCTGGTCGCCGCGATCGGCATGTTCGTGGCGGGCAACTCCATCGGCGGCATGAGCGGACGCATCATCACCGGCTGGGTCGCGCAGGCATGGGGCTGGCGCGTGGCCGTGGGCGTGGTGGGTGTCGTGGCCGTCCTGTGCGCACTCGCCTTCCGCGCGCTGCTGCCCGCGCCGCGTCACTTCACGGCGGGCTCGCTCAACCCCAAGGCGCTCGGCAGGACGATCCGTTCGCACCTCTCCAACCCGCTGCTGTGCCGCCTGTACGCGATCGGCGCGCTGTTCATGACGGTCTTCGGCGCGGTCTACACCGTGATCGGCTACCGCCTCACCGAAGCGCCGTTCTCGCTCCCGCAGGGCATCATCGGCTCGATCTTCCTGGTCTACCTCGTCGGTACGGTCTCGTCGGCCGCAGCGGGCAAGCTGGTGGCGCGGCTCGGCAGGCGCGGGGCGCTGTACCTGGCGGTGAGCACGACGGCTGGGGGTCTGCTGCTCTCCCTCTCCGACTCCCTGGTCATGGTGCTGCTCGGGCTCGTCCTGATCACCGCGGGGTTCTTCGCGGGGCACGCGGTCGCCTCCTCGTCCGTGAGCCGTACGGCCACCGCGGGGCGCGCGCAGGCTTCGGCGCTCTACCAGTCCGCGTACTACCTGGGCTCCAGCGCGGGCGGCACGCTCGGCGCGGTCGCCTTCCACGCGGGGGGCTGGGCCGGGACGGTGGGCCTGGGGCTGCTCGCGGTGCTCGGCGTCGTCTCCATCACCGTCTGGGGGTCGCGCGTGGCCCGGGTGCAGGAGCGGCGGGCGCGTCAGGAGCGGCGGGGGCTCGTGGCGGCGCACTGA